The genomic region CGTTCGTGGGCGGCTGAGATCTGGACCCTGATCCGCGCCCGGCCCCGCGGCACCACCGGATAGAAGAAACCTATCACGTAGATGCCCTCTTCGTACAGCTGCCGCGACATCTTCTGGACCGCCTCGGCCTCGTGCAGGATGATGGGGACGATGGGGTGGATGCCTTCCCGGATGTCGAAGCCGGCTTGCTTTATCTTCTGCCGGAAGTATTTGGCGTTGTCCATCACCTTGTCGCGCAGGGCGGTCGATGTCTCCATCATCTCGATGGCCTTGATGGTGGCGGCCACCACCGAGGGGCTGATGGTATTGGAGAACAGGTAGGGACGGGAGCGCTGGCGCAGGATGTTTATGATCTCCTGGCTGGAAGCGATGCAGCCGCCCGAGGCCCCGCCCAGCGCCTTGCCGAAGGTGGTGGTGATGATGTCCACCCGGCCCATCACGTCGGCGTGCTGGTGTGTGCCCCTTCCGGTCTTGCCAATGAACCCCGAGGCGTGGCTTTCGTCCACCAGCACCATGGCCTCGTAGGACTCCGCCAGGTTGCAGATCTGCTCCAGCGGGGCCAGGTCGCCGTCCATGGAAAAGACCCCGTCGGTGACGATCATCCGGAAGCGCGAATTTCTGGTCTGCTTTAAATGAGCTTCCAGATCGTGCATGTCCATGTGCTTGAAGCGGCGCCGCTCGGCCTTGCATAATCTGATGCCGTCAATGATGGAGGCGTGGTTCAGCTCGTCCGAGATCAAAGCGTCCTCCTCCCCTAAAAGAGCCTCGAACACTCCCAGGTTGGCATCGAAGCAGGAGGAATAGAGGATGGCGTCCTCCATGCCCAAAAATTTGGAGATCTTCCGCTCCAGTTCCTTGTGCTTGTCCTGGGTGCCGCAGATGAACCGGACCGAGGACAGCCCGAAGCCCCGCTCCTCCAGGCCCTGCTTCGCCGCGGCCACGATGGCCGGGTGGTTGGAGAGCCCCAGGTAGTTGTTGGCGCAGAAGTTGATGACCTCCTTCTGGGGCGAGTTGGCCGGGTACTCCACCTTGATGCTGGCCGCCTGGGGCGTGTGGATGTAGCGCTCCTCCTTGAAAAGATCGGCGTTCTGCAGTTCCACCAGTTCGTTGCGATAAAATTCCTTTACCTTTTTATGCAGGGCCATTACTTGTATCCTTCCCTAAAGACGGCGTTCCCGATTTCCTTGATGTCTTTCGAATCCAGAGATACAAGCTGCATCATGATGTTTTTATTAGTATTGATATTGGGATACTTAGCTTTGTTTTTCAGAATATACTTGGAGATATCCTCAAATAGCTTGGTCACTGCCCTGCCGTGCGAGAGTTTATTGTTGCCGATATCCTGACTCAGGATATCCGATAGTGACAGGTGCGGCATTCTTCCATAACAGTTCTCTGATAATTTCGCCCGGTATTCCAGCTCCCATTGCCTGAATCCGAAAAGCCAGTGCCTGGAATCCAAGGCATGCTGCCCTTCGTGGATGACCGTTGAGGTGTTGAAATAGTGATCTAATAACAATCTGATGCACGCCGCTTTTTGTTCATCAAGAGAACAATCCTTATATGGTTGTATGGCTTCGTCCATGGCCTTGAGTTTGAGTTGGTTCCCCAGCCAAGATGAATAAAATACATCAAGGGGCGGACGATCTATAAAACCTTCCTCCTTTTCTTTATCCTCCGCTAATATTTTTGACCTTTTATTTTGATCGTTCAATAATTCCCATCTGCCGTAAGCGGCCCCATATTTGGGATCCATGACCACGAAGAATTCCTTGGTTTGCGACAAGAACCCGGATGTAGTCCATCCGCCATTCTGGCCTTGGTAGTTCCAGTACCAACTGTTGAAACCGTTGGATACCATGTTTTTCAGGACCACCATCCGCAGCTTTCCGGTCTTTCCCCATTGGGATATTTCCCTCATGGTATCCAGCGTTACATGCCCGAAAAGACCACCCCAATAACCGTCTATATATCCATAATGTATTATGACATGGAACTTTTTTTCGATCCTGCCGTTGACCTTGTTCAACCAACCCTTGTTGTGTTTCCTTGTTTTCCGGATATCGGGAAAAAGGCCGGCTATTTCGGCATATATCGGTACAAGTCGCGGCAGCAGGTCTTTTTCTTTTAATCTCCCCTGCACCGCCTGCTGCCGATAAAATTCATCAAGGGTTTTCTTGAGCGTCTCGCGGAAAATAATAAATTTCGACACTTTCTCAAAAGATTGGAACATGTTGTCGTCATCCGGGGCTTGTTGCCGGGCCTTTTCAAATTCCATCTTGGCTTCATCGTAGAGCAGCAAACGTTCGTACAACTGACCCATGGTGCAATGATAATCCGGTTCTCGTTTATCGCGCATTATGGCCGATTGGTAGAGGGAATTCCATTCCCCGGGGCAGTAAGATGACGTTCCGCTTTCGTCAAACAGGTATTGTGATTTCCAAATACGGTATGCCTGGTCGTATTCGCCACCTTCGACATAGGCCACATGGAGAAGGTTATTGGCCTCCAGTAGGTATGGATTCAAGCGCACCGCTGTTTCCAGCTCGCGCTTCGCCTCGTCTTTTTTATTTAGCCGAAGGCAGGTCTTGGCCAGTGATAAGCAATAATCGGCATTGGCGCTGTCTAACTCTATTGCCCGGGAGTAGCTCCGCGCCGCCTGTTCATAGTCGGCTCGGGAAAATAGTATGTCGCCCTGGACGAAATAATTTTTCGCCTCTTGGGGCTCGGCCCCGATGGCTTTTTGAATTGACTCCAATGCACCGGAGTAATTTTGGCGATAGTAATATTGCGCAAACGCCTTGTTCCGCAGGGCCTCCGGCTGCTGGGGATTATCCTTCAATATGTCGTCCAGTATTTTTTCCGAACCATTCAGATTATACTGCCACCAAATCGTATTATATTTTTGCATCAGGGAATCCATAGAAGCTTCTCCTGGTTTTGCAGCGATTATTATACATACGCTAATCGCTAAGATGATTTTTATACCAGCATGAAATTTTATCTTAATATCCTTCCCATGCTGGCCGCCTGGGGCGTGTGGATGTAGCGCTCCTCCTTGAAAAGATCGGCGTTCTGCAGTTCCACCAGTTCGTTGCGGTAAAATTCCCTTACCTTGATGTGAAGTGCCATGGTGAGTTGGTGATTACCCCTTGTGTTATATTAGAAGAAAAAAGTTAACTGGATCGACAGTACTCTGCAATTTTCACTTTGCGAGTTAACTGTTTTTGCGCTACGTATTTTTGTTTGTGCGATTGTGCGTATGTGCGAGACGGACACGTGAGCCAGCTTCATACCTTTTTTTATGTGCTAAGTCGATCAATCATCATGGCTGTGGCGATGATGTATGTCCGGGTTATGTGGGTGTTTGTGATTGACAGGAACGTGTTTGTGCGGATGGGAATGCGTTTGTGAGACACGGCTTGCGGAATGTTCGTGGGTATGGTGCCCGTCAATGTGGTCATGAATATGATCGTGCTTGAATTCAAAATGCGTATGCAGGTGCGTATGTTTTTCGGTGAACAATAAAAAGGCACCAACCACGATAAACGGCAAAGCAATAAAAAAAAGCGTGTTGGGCAGTTCCCGGAAGATCAAAAAGGAAAGGGCCGAGCCGATGAAAGGAGCAGTGGCAAAATATCCGCTGGTGCGGGCTGTGCCCAGTTCACGCAGGGATAAAATAAAGAAAACAATGCTCAGGCCGTAGCAAAAAAGGCCCAAAAGACACGCGAGCAATACTTTTACCAAACCGGGGAATGGGTTCCCAATAATTAACGCCACTGCCAGGCTTATAGCACCGGCCACAATGCCTTTGACGATAACAATAGCTACCGGGTCTTTGGCCGAAATGTTTCTGGTGAAATTATTGTCCAGGCCCCACAGGACGCAAGCCGTTGCAACACCCAAGGCCCCAAGCGAAAAGCCCCATTTGCCGGACAGGTCAACTGATAATAAAATGACAGCGATGGTTACAAAACCAACAGCCAGCCAAATGCGTTTACTGATGGCTTCCCGAAAAGCTATAAAAGCAATCAGCGCAGTAGCGACGCCTTCAAAATTTAGAATTAGCGAGGCTGTTGCCGCAGGAGTGTGTTTTAAGCTGAACAGCAGAACAATCGGGGCGGTGATACCGCCAAAAAATGTTGCGGCGACCAGCCAAGGCAAGTCAGCCCGGCCTATTTTGGCTTCTTTCACCGGGTCATTTTTCGTAATACGCCGGATAAATTTGTAAAACAACAAACCGAGGCCGCTGCCCAGATAAAGAAATGAAGCCAATAAAACGGGTTGAATATCGCTTAATAATAATTTGGCTAAAGGCGCGCTGGCTCCGAACAATGACGCGGCCACTAACGCGTATAATATGGATTTATTCTTGCTATACATAATATCGTTTCAGGATTGACACCTCTAACATGTTTGCGCCCATATTAGCAAACACACGACAACAACACAGCAACGGTAAATAGCGATCTTCCTCCTCGTTTTAAGCATAAACGGCGGGACGGGAGTTAATTCCTTTACCCTGAAGCGCCATGATGAGTTGGTGATTACCCCTTGTATTATATTAGAAAGATAAAAGTTAACTGAATCATTGTTTGTTTGCTGGTGGGGCATTACCTGAAACGAATGCTAATTAGACATTTCGCAATCTTGGAATCAGCATTCTAATTTTATTAATATAATCATTTCTATTACATGCATAGTGCATTTCCCTATGACAGTTCGGGCAAAGCGCAAGAACATTATCTATTGTATCACTACCACCGTCAGAAAGTGACTTAAGGTGATGCGCTTCTAAGTAGATTGTACCATCATCCTTAATGAATGGTCCTTCCTTATTACACTTTTCGCACTTACCTGTAGCACTTTTTAAAATCCATGCTTTAACTAAAGGATCCCTCTTGTAAATATATGTGTCCTTTTGTAACACCTTATCTGGTGTATTTACCCCGATTGGTTTACCAGTCTCAATCTTTGAAGAAAGAATAGTTGCACGTCTTTCATACTCATTAGCATCTTCAGTAGGCTCATAAATAGTTTTATCAAAAATGTTTTTCTTTTCCAATATATTTTTTATTTCATAAAACACATTGGGCCCTATATTTTTTGCAGGCAAATACCCTTTGATGCGTGGCAGACACAATGACTCCATAACAGATGAAATATTCTGCATTCTATACTCTATTGAACCCTTAGTTCTGTTTTTTAATATGCCGCTTCTTAAATCTCTGTTAATTTCAGATTTATTGCAAGGTTCATTCCTTGTTTCTTTCTCAAGCATTTGGAGGTAAGCATCTACAGCAGCAGATAATTCCTCCTGCGACCATGTTACATTGTCGTTTTGCATGTCTACAATGACATCATCATTTAATAAAGTTCCATGGTTTTCTGGTAGTGCATACCCTGAAGAAATAAGACGTGATTTAGCAATATTCAACTCTTCATCTGTAAAAAGAGATTTCCACTTGGGTTGTAGTGCAATAGCCTCAGCAGTTAAATCTAAACGTTTTAATCCCCAAAGTTTAGTAAATCCATCCGAGAGCTTTATTGTGTGAATAAGTTTTTTCGCTGTGCCAACACCCCCAAGTTCATTTATCATTTGGATGAAGCCTGCAGGGTTATAATTACATTCTTTCTTTGCGGTAACAGCTGCCATACGTAAGGCATCTGTAAAACTATATTCAAGATCATTAAACTCTTTGCTTTCTTGATTCATATACCCTCTTTTATTGGTATTGTGCAACAATATTTCACATCAATATTAACCTTTGTCCAACACACAACAACAAGCATAAACGGCGGGACGGGAGTTAAATCCCTTCCCGCCGCATAGTTACTCTCTAAATTACGGCTTGCAATAAGTAGATTGCTTCGTTTGTCCGGTACATTGGTCTTCTCGCAATGACACGTAAGCCCGTATGCAGGCATGCTTGCAATGACGCCCCCTCTCCAAATTTATTTGGAGAGGGCCGGGGTGAGGTCAAGACGGCCTGGATTCCCGCTGGAGTTTATCCTGAGCAAGGCCGAAGGGCAGGAATGACACCCAGAAAGAAAATCCTCTGTGCCTCAGTGTCTCTGTGGTTTGATCCCGTTCATGGATTCCCACTTTCACGGGAATGACCCCCAGAAAGAAAACCCTTGGTACCCCTAAAATTTATACCCGGAATCTGCGCAAATCTGCGCAATCTGCGGATAGCGTGCCCCTATAGCCCGTACTTGGCGATGATCTGGTCCTTCTTCAGCCCCAGTATCCCGTACTTCTCCCCGATCTTGGTAAACGCCGCCAGGGCCTTGTCCAAATGCTCCATCTCATGCCCGGCCGAGATCTGGGTGCGTATACGGGCCTGCCCCTGGGCCACCACCGGGAAGAAGAAGCCCGTCACATAGATGCCCTCGGCGTACAGGTCGCGGGCGATATCCTGGGACAGCTTGGCGTTGTACAGCATCACCGGAACGATGGGGGTGTCGCCCTGTTTCAAATCGAACCCGGCCTTGGTTAGCCCCTCGCGCCAGTACTTGGTGTTCTTCTCCAGCTTGTCCCTGCGGTCGGTTGATTTGGACAGCAGTTCCAAAACCTTGATGGACCCGGCCACCACTGCCGGAGGCATGGTGTTGGAGAACAGGTAGGGACGGGCTCTCTGCCGGCACATCTCGGCGATCTCTTTGGGGCCGCTGACCGAACCGCCGGTGGCCCCGCCCAAACCCTTGCCGAAAGTGGTGGTGATGATGTCCACCCGTTTCATCACGTTGTGGTACTCGTGGGTGCCCCGGCCGGTCTTGCCGATGAACCCGGTGGCGTGAGAATCGTCCACCATCACCATGGCGTCGTACTTGTCGGCCAAGTCGCAGATCTTGTCTAATGGAGCGATGTCGCCGTCCATGGAGAACACCCCGTCGGTGATGACCATCCGCAGGCGGCAGCTCTGGGCCTCCTGCAGTTTTTCTTCCAGGTGGGACATGCTGTTGTGCTTGTAGTTGAACATCTGGGCCTTGCACAGCTTAAGGCCGTCGACGATGGAGGCGTGGACCAGCCGGTCCGAGATCATGGCGTCCTCCGGGGTCAGCACCACGTCAAACAACCCGGCGTTGGCTTCCATGCAGGAGGGGAACAGGCAGGTGCCCTCCATCCCCAGGAACTCGCTCATCTTTTCCTCGAGCTCGTTGTGGATGTCCTGGGTGCCGCAGATGAAGCGGACCGAGGACAGCCCGTAGCCCCTCGAATCCAGGGCCTCATGGGCCGCCTTGACCACCTCGGGGTGGCTGGACAGGCCCAGGTAATTGTTGGCGCAGAAGTTCAGCACCTGCTTGGGCTCGGCCCCCTTGGGGAACTCCACCTTGATGCTGGCGGCCTGGGGCGACTGGATGTATCGTTCTTCCTTGAAGATCCCCTTGTCCTTCATCCCCTGCAGTTCGCCGGCGTAAAAATCCTTGGCTTTGGAACTATAGGCCATCGTATCTCCTAACTGTTAATTCTTGATTGAGCTTGTCACCCTGAGATTGCTGCACGCTTGGCAGGTTGAAGGGTAAACCTGCCATCCCTCAGCCAGTAAGGCAAAGATGTGATCTCGGGATGACAGTTGATTAGTTGGGTTAGACCTTCACCCCGAATTTCTTGATCAGCTCGATGATGTTGTTGACCGAGTCGAAGGCCTCGGGGGTGGCGGCATCGTCCGGCAGCTTGATCTGGAATTTCTTTTCCAAGTAGGTCTTCAAGGATACCATGGAGAACGAGTCCACGATCCCGCTGGAGATCAGCTTGGTGTCCTCCTTGACCTCCATGTCTGAATCCTCGTCAAGGTATTCTTTTTTCACATATTCTATGATCATGTTCTTGATGTCGTCGGACATTTTCGTCTCCTAAAATTAATGACGTTATTTAAATATTGTGCATGGATTTTTTACCCACAGGATTTTGTCATTCCTGCCCCTTGTCATGCCTGCGCAGGCAGGCATCCATACTTTTAACCTGGATTCCTGCTTTCGCAGGAATGACGTTGGAATGTACTTTCGCGCTTTTTAGCGTGTTTCGCGGGATGGTGCCTAGTCGTTTTCCAGTGTCGAGATATCGCCGATCTCCTCGCCCCACTCCTTGGCCCGCAGCATCCGGCGCATGATCTTTCCGCTCCGGGTCTTGGGCATCGAGGCCATGAACTCTATCTCCTGGGGCATGGCCAGCGGCGATAGTTTCTTGCGGATGAAGTTCATGATGTCCATCTCCAGGTCGCTGTCGGCCTTGAAGCCCGGCTTGAGGGCGATGAAGGCCTTGACCACCTCCATGTTGATGGGGTCGGGCTTGCCCACCGCGGCCGACTCGGCCACCGCCGGGTGTTCCAGTAAAGCGGACTCGATCTCGAACGGCCCCACCAGGTGTCCTGCCGTGTTGATGACATCGTCATCCCGTCCCACAAACCAGTAGTAGCCGTCGGCGTCGATGCTGGAGCGGTCGCCCGACAGGTACCAGCCGTTCTTGAACTTGCCGTCGTAGGTCTCCTTGTTGTTCCAGTAGGCCCGCATCATGGAGGGCCAGCCGGGCCGGAAGGCTATCAGGCCCACCGTGCCGGGCTTGTCCACCGGCTCAAAGGTCTTGGGGTTGACCACGCTGGCAATGATGCCGGGGAATGGCTTGCCCATGGAGCCGGGCTTGACCTTCATCCCGGGGTAGTTGCAGATCATCATGGCCCCGGTCTCGGTCTGCCAGAAGGTGTCGTAGAACGGCTGGCCGAAGGCCTTTTCGGACCAGATCACGGCCTCGGCGTTGAGCGGTTCGCCCACGCTGGCCAGGTGTCTTAAGGATGTGAGGTCGTGCTTCTTGACCGCGTCGAATCCCTCCTTCATCAGCATCCGGATGGCGGTGGGAGCCGAGTACCACATGGTCACCTTCATTCTTTCGATGAAGGCGTACCAGTTCTGGGCGCTGAAGCCGGCATCCAGCACCACCTGGGTGACGCCGTTGGACCAGGCGCCGATAATGCCGTAGGAGGTTCCGGTGACCCAGCCGGGATCAGCGGTGCACCAGTAGATGTCGTCGGCTTTAAGGTCCAGCACCCACTTGGCGGTGATGTATTGGGCCACCAAAGAATTGTGAACATGCTGGGCCCCCTTGGGTTTTCCGGTGGTGCCGGATGTGTAATGCAGGACCGAGGCGGTCTCCCTTTCTACCTTGACTATATCGAATTTCTCCACCCGGGGAAGTTTTTCCATGGCAAACGCCGCTTCGCCGGCATTCAGCGGCTTGTCGTCGGCGTCAACTATGATGATGGTGGCCAGCTCCGGCAGGTCCTTGCGGATGCGGCGGACCTTGCCCGCATGTTTTCTGGTGGTCAGCACCGCCTTGGTCTTGGCGTCGTCCAGCCGGGTGATCAGCGCCTCTTCGCCGAAGGCCGAGAACAACGGCTGGGCGATCCCGCCCATTTTTAGGATGCCCAGGAAACAGATATAGAGCTCGGGGATCTTATCCATAAACAGGCAGACCCGGTCGCCTGGTTTGACCCCCTGGTCCTGGAGGAATTTGGCGGTGGTGTTGCTGTAGGCCCGGATGTCGTCATAGGTATATTTCTTGACCTCACCGGTGAATCCCTCCCAGATCAGGGCCAGCTTGGAGCCCAGGCCTTTATCGCAGATCCGGTCGCTACAGTAATAACCAATGTTGTACTGGCCGTCTTTTCCATACTCCAGCTCCTGCTCCGCTAGTTTCCAATCGAAACTCTTGTAGCGATCCTCGTATGACCCGATGTTGCTCATCCCGTTATCTCCTATTTATTGATATTTTCAATTATTACAGAAAACATTCAAACGACACCATGAACGAGAATAAAAATGACAAGATTTACAGGATCCTTTAACCTGGTAATTAACCCTGTGAAATCATGTTAATCCTGTCTATTCCTAAAAAAGGTCTATTTGTCAACTTCAATTATTACATAGGCCACTGCGAACTCCCCGGCTTCCGATACCGAGGCATGGATGGCATGGCCGCCGCCTGCCGGCAGAAATTTGAGCAGCCGGCCGGAGAGGCTTACCCGGATATCTTTTGATACCTGGATATCATGCCAAAACGACCCTCGGCTCAGGCCGCAGCCCAACGCTTTCAACGCGGCCTCTTTGACGGCGAACCGGGAGGCGTAAAAAAAATCCCGATGGATCTTTGGCGCGTTGGACAGTTCTTCCGGCGACAGAAACTGGGCCAGAAATTCTTCCTTGTCCTTGAGCTTTCTGAACCGTTCCACGGCCACGATATCGGCCCCGATGCCAAGTACCATATTCAAAGCAACAAGAAATTATATCATCTATGTTTTTTTAAGTCAACGCCCTCCGGGGCGGGTTAAAAGGCCAGCTGCACTTGGATGGCGAATTCATCGTTGTGCGGAGCGCCTGGCTGTTCCATCTTCTTGCGTATATAGTTGGCATAGATCATGGCGTTGGTCCCCGACAGGTAATAGTTGGCCCCCAGCGTCAGCCAGGCGGTGCCGTCGTCGGAACGCTCGGTGTCAAACTTATCCCAGCGGGTCAACACCTCGATTTTCGGGTGGGGTCGCAGGCCGAGATGAGCATAGTAGCCCCCGCTCTTGACCATGCCCCCGGAGAATGGCAGCCGATCCTGACCGGCGATGACCTCACTACGGACGATCAGGAGCATCGATTGGCCGAGCTTATGTTCAATACTGAACCCGCCGCCGTAGCGGTTCTTAAGGGTATCCTGGCTGCCCTTTTGTACCGAATTCCCCAGCCAGGAATATCCCAGAAACTGCAGGAAGTCGGCCGGTTTAGCGGTAACCGAGAACAGCAGGTCCTTTCCTTTGTTGTTATCGGCATAGTTGTTGGCGGGATAGCCGTTGAACAGGCCGATGGACAGCTCCACCGGCTGCAGCTTGGTGGTGGTCTGCA from Candidatus Edwardsbacteria bacterium harbors:
- the acsA gene encoding acetate--CoA ligase gives rise to the protein MSNIGSYEDRYKSFDWKLAEQELEYGKDGQYNIGYYCSDRICDKGLGSKLALIWEGFTGEVKKYTYDDIRAYSNTTAKFLQDQGVKPGDRVCLFMDKIPELYICFLGILKMGGIAQPLFSAFGEEALITRLDDAKTKAVLTTRKHAGKVRRIRKDLPELATIIIVDADDKPLNAGEAAFAMEKLPRVEKFDIVKVERETASVLHYTSGTTGKPKGAQHVHNSLVAQYITAKWVLDLKADDIYWCTADPGWVTGTSYGIIGAWSNGVTQVVLDAGFSAQNWYAFIERMKVTMWYSAPTAIRMLMKEGFDAVKKHDLTSLRHLASVGEPLNAEAVIWSEKAFGQPFYDTFWQTETGAMMICNYPGMKVKPGSMGKPFPGIIASVVNPKTFEPVDKPGTVGLIAFRPGWPSMMRAYWNNKETYDGKFKNGWYLSGDRSSIDADGYYWFVGRDDDVINTAGHLVGPFEIESALLEHPAVAESAAVGKPDPINMEVVKAFIALKPGFKADSDLEMDIMNFIRKKLSPLAMPQEIEFMASMPKTRSGKIMRRMLRAKEWGEEIGDISTLEND
- a CDS encoding HNH endonuclease, which gives rise to MNQESKEFNDLEYSFTDALRMAAVTAKKECNYNPAGFIQMINELGGVGTAKKLIHTIKLSDGFTKLWGLKRLDLTAEAIALQPKWKSLFTDEELNIAKSRLISSGYALPENHGTLLNDDVIVDMQNDNVTWSQEELSAAVDAYLQMLEKETRNEPCNKSEINRDLRSGILKNRTKGSIEYRMQNISSVMESLCLPRIKGYLPAKNIGPNVFYEIKNILEKKNIFDKTIYEPTEDANEYERRATILSSKIETGKPIGVNTPDKVLQKDTYIYKRDPLVKAWILKSATGKCEKCNKEGPFIKDDGTIYLEAHHLKSLSDGGSDTIDNVLALCPNCHREMHYACNRNDYINKIRMLIPRLRNV
- a CDS encoding acyl carrier protein, whose product is MSDDIKNMIIEYVKKEYLDEDSDMEVKEDTKLISSGIVDSFSMVSLKTYLEKKFQIKLPDDAATPEAFDSVNNIIELIKKFGVKV
- the kbl gene encoding glycine C-acetyltransferase, coding for MAYSSKAKDFYAGELQGMKDKGIFKEERYIQSPQAASIKVEFPKGAEPKQVLNFCANNYLGLSSHPEVVKAAHEALDSRGYGLSSVRFICGTQDIHNELEEKMSEFLGMEGTCLFPSCMEANAGLFDVVLTPEDAMISDRLVHASIVDGLKLCKAQMFNYKHNSMSHLEEKLQEAQSCRLRMVITDGVFSMDGDIAPLDKICDLADKYDAMVMVDDSHATGFIGKTGRGTHEYHNVMKRVDIITTTFGKGLGGATGGSVSGPKEIAEMCRQRARPYLFSNTMPPAVVAGSIKVLELLSKSTDRRDKLEKNTKYWREGLTKAGFDLKQGDTPIVPVMLYNAKLSQDIARDLYAEGIYVTGFFFPVVAQGQARIRTQISAGHEMEHLDKALAAFTKIGEKYGILGLKKDQIIAKYGL
- a CDS encoding glycine C-acetyltransferase, which codes for MHKKVKEFYRNELVELQNADLFKEERYIHTPQAASIKVEYPANSPQKEVINFCANNYLGLSNHPAIVAAAKQGLEERGFGLSSVRFICGTQDKHKELERKISKFLGMEDAILYSSCFDANLGVFEALLGEEDALISDELNHASIIDGIRLCKAERRRFKHMDMHDLEAHLKQTRNSRFRMIVTDGVFSMDGDLAPLEQICNLAESYEAMVLVDESHASGFIGKTGRGTHQHADVMGRVDIITTTFGKALGGASGGCIASSQEIINILRQRSRPYLFSNTISPSVVAATIKAIEMMETSTALRDKVMDNAKYFRQKIKQAGFDIREGIHPIVPIILHEAEAVQKMSRQLYEEGIYVIGFFYPVVPRGRARIRVQISAAHEREHLDKAIAAFTKVGKKLGVLKPN
- a CDS encoding tetratricopeptide repeat protein; this encodes MDSLMQKYNTIWWQYNLNGSEKILDDILKDNPQQPEALRNKAFAQYYYRQNYSGALESIQKAIGAEPQEAKNYFVQGDILFSRADYEQAARSYSRAIELDSANADYCLSLAKTCLRLNKKDEAKRELETAVRLNPYLLEANNLLHVAYVEGGEYDQAYRIWKSQYLFDESGTSSYCPGEWNSLYQSAIMRDKREPDYHCTMGQLYERLLLYDEAKMEFEKARQQAPDDDNMFQSFEKVSKFIIFRETLKKTLDEFYRQQAVQGRLKEKDLLPRLVPIYAEIAGLFPDIRKTRKHNKGWLNKVNGRIEKKFHVIIHYGYIDGYWGGLFGHVTLDTMREISQWGKTGKLRMVVLKNMVSNGFNSWYWNYQGQNGGWTTSGFLSQTKEFFVVMDPKYGAAYGRWELLNDQNKRSKILAEDKEKEEGFIDRPPLDVFYSSWLGNQLKLKAMDEAIQPYKDCSLDEQKAACIRLLLDHYFNTSTVIHEGQHALDSRHWLFGFRQWELEYRAKLSENCYGRMPHLSLSDILSQDIGNNKLSHGRAVTKLFEDISKYILKNKAKYPNINTNKNIMMQLVSLDSKDIKEIGNAVFREGYK
- a CDS encoding DMT family transporter — protein: MYSKNKSILYALVAASLFGASAPLAKLLLSDIQPVLLASFLYLGSGLGLLFYKFIRRITKNDPVKEAKIGRADLPWLVAATFFGGITAPIVLLFSLKHTPAATASLILNFEGVATALIAFIAFREAISKRIWLAVGFVTIAVILLSVDLSGKWGFSLGALGVATACVLWGLDNNFTRNISAKDPVAIVIVKGIVAGAISLAVALIIGNPFPGLVKVLLACLLGLFCYGLSIVFFILSLRELGTARTSGYFATAPFIGSALSFLIFRELPNTLFFIALPFIVVGAFLLFTEKHTHLHTHFEFKHDHIHDHIDGHHTHEHSASRVSQTHSHPHKHVPVNHKHPHNPDIHHRHSHDD
- the acpS gene encoding holo-ACP synthase, with the protein product MNMVLGIGADIVAVERFRKLKDKEEFLAQFLSPEELSNAPKIHRDFFYASRFAVKEAALKALGCGLSRGSFWHDIQVSKDIRVSLSGRLLKFLPAGGGHAIHASVSEAGEFAVAYVIIEVDK